One genomic segment of Bos javanicus breed banteng chromosome 23, ARS-OSU_banteng_1.0, whole genome shotgun sequence includes these proteins:
- the LOC133236081 gene encoding HLA class II histocompatibility antigen, DO alpha chain-like isoform X2: protein MVLRGRLVLGLHTLMTLLSLQEVGAIKADHMGSYGPAFYQSYDGAGQFTYDFDGEQLFSVDLKKREAVWRLPEFGNFAYFDPQSGLVSIAMIKAHLEDLVKRSNGTRAPNVSPRVAVLPKSLVQLGEPNVLICIVDKIFPPVINITWLRNGHPVTQGVTQSSFYAQPDHSFRKFHYLTFVPLADDFYDCKVEHWGLDQPLFQHWEPQVPTALPDTTGTLVCALGLVLGLGGFLGGITLIITGTCLSSTPR, encoded by the exons ATGGTCCTCAGGGGGAGGCTGGTCCTGGGACTGCACACCTTGATGACCCTCCTGAGCCTCCAGGAAGTTGGGGCCATCAAGG CTGACCACATGGGCTCCTATGGACCAGCCTTCTACCAGTCCTATGATGGTGCAGGTCAGTTCACGTATGATTTTGATGGAGAACAGCTGTTCTCTGTGGATCTGAAGAAGAGGGAGGCTGTGTGGCGTCTGCCTGAATTTGGCAACTTCGCCTACTTTGACCCGCAGAGCGGGCTGGTCAGTATCGCAATGATCAAAGCGCATCTGGAGGACTTGGTGAAGCGCTCCAACGGCACCAGAGCCCCCAACG TGTCCCCCAGAGTGGCCGTGCTGCCCAAGTCTCTCGTGCAGCTGGGCGAGCCCAATGTCCTCATCTGCATCGTGGACAAAATCTTCCCCCCGGTCATCAACATCACCTGGCTGCGCAATGGCCATCCCGTCACCCAGGGCGTGACCCAGAGCAGCTTCTACGCGCAGCCTGACCACTCATTCCGGAAGTTCCACTACCTGACCTTTGTGCCCTTGGCGGACGACTTCTACGACTGCAAGGTGGAGCACTGGGGCCTGGACCAGCCGCTCTTTCAGCACTGGG aGCCCCAGGTGCCCACCGCGCTGCCTGACACCACAGGGACTCTGGTCTGTGCCCTCGGCCTGGTCCTTGGCTTAGGGGGCTTCCTCGGGGGCATCACCCTCATCATCACGGGCACGTGCCTGTCCAGCACCCCCAG GTGA
- the LOC133236081 gene encoding HLA class II histocompatibility antigen, DO alpha chain-like isoform X3, which yields MVLRGRLVLGLHTLMTLLSLQEVGAIKADHMGSYGPAFYQSYDGAGQFTYDFDGEQLFSVDLKKREAVWRLPEFGNFAYFDPQSGLVSIAMIKAHLEDLVKRSNGTRAPNVSPRVAVLPKSLVQLGEPNVLICIVDKIFPPVINITWLRNGHPVTQGVTQSSFYAQPDHSFRKFHYLTFVPLADDFYDCKVEHWGLDQPLFQHWGDGPSERSKCETPFSFLASF from the exons ATGGTCCTCAGGGGGAGGCTGGTCCTGGGACTGCACACCTTGATGACCCTCCTGAGCCTCCAGGAAGTTGGGGCCATCAAGG CTGACCACATGGGCTCCTATGGACCAGCCTTCTACCAGTCCTATGATGGTGCAGGTCAGTTCACGTATGATTTTGATGGAGAACAGCTGTTCTCTGTGGATCTGAAGAAGAGGGAGGCTGTGTGGCGTCTGCCTGAATTTGGCAACTTCGCCTACTTTGACCCGCAGAGCGGGCTGGTCAGTATCGCAATGATCAAAGCGCATCTGGAGGACTTGGTGAAGCGCTCCAACGGCACCAGAGCCCCCAACG TGTCCCCCAGAGTGGCCGTGCTGCCCAAGTCTCTCGTGCAGCTGGGCGAGCCCAATGTCCTCATCTGCATCGTGGACAAAATCTTCCCCCCGGTCATCAACATCACCTGGCTGCGCAATGGCCATCCCGTCACCCAGGGCGTGACCCAGAGCAGCTTCTACGCGCAGCCTGACCACTCATTCCGGAAGTTCCACTACCTGACCTTTGTGCCCTTGGCGGACGACTTCTACGACTGCAAGGTGGAGCACTGGGGCCTGGACCAGCCGCTCTTTCAGCACTGGG GTGATGGCCCTTCTGAGAGAAGCAAGTGTGAGACACCATTCAGCTTCCTGGCAAGTTTCTGA
- the LOC133236081 gene encoding HLA class II histocompatibility antigen, DO alpha chain-like isoform X1 produces MVLRGRLVLGLHTLMTLLSLQEVGAIKADHMGSYGPAFYQSYDGAGQFTYDFDGEQLFSVDLKKREAVWRLPEFGNFAYFDPQSGLVSIAMIKAHLEDLVKRSNGTRAPNVSPRVAVLPKSLVQLGEPNVLICIVDKIFPPVINITWLRNGHPVTQGVTQSSFYAQPDHSFRKFHYLTFVPLADDFYDCKVEHWGLDQPLFQHWEPQVPTALPDTTGTLVCALGLVLGLGGFLGGITLIITGTCLSSTPRCSGGLGEEGDGPSERSKCETPFSFLASF; encoded by the exons ATGGTCCTCAGGGGGAGGCTGGTCCTGGGACTGCACACCTTGATGACCCTCCTGAGCCTCCAGGAAGTTGGGGCCATCAAGG CTGACCACATGGGCTCCTATGGACCAGCCTTCTACCAGTCCTATGATGGTGCAGGTCAGTTCACGTATGATTTTGATGGAGAACAGCTGTTCTCTGTGGATCTGAAGAAGAGGGAGGCTGTGTGGCGTCTGCCTGAATTTGGCAACTTCGCCTACTTTGACCCGCAGAGCGGGCTGGTCAGTATCGCAATGATCAAAGCGCATCTGGAGGACTTGGTGAAGCGCTCCAACGGCACCAGAGCCCCCAACG TGTCCCCCAGAGTGGCCGTGCTGCCCAAGTCTCTCGTGCAGCTGGGCGAGCCCAATGTCCTCATCTGCATCGTGGACAAAATCTTCCCCCCGGTCATCAACATCACCTGGCTGCGCAATGGCCATCCCGTCACCCAGGGCGTGACCCAGAGCAGCTTCTACGCGCAGCCTGACCACTCATTCCGGAAGTTCCACTACCTGACCTTTGTGCCCTTGGCGGACGACTTCTACGACTGCAAGGTGGAGCACTGGGGCCTGGACCAGCCGCTCTTTCAGCACTGGG aGCCCCAGGTGCCCACCGCGCTGCCTGACACCACAGGGACTCTGGTCTGTGCCCTCGGCCTGGTCCTTGGCTTAGGGGGCTTCCTCGGGGGCATCACCCTCATCATCACGGGCACGTGCCTGTCCAGCACCCCCAGGTGCTCCGGGGGTctgggggaggaag GTGATGGCCCTTCTGAGAGAAGCAAGTGTGAGACACCATTCAGCTTCCTGGCAAGTTTCTGA